Proteins from a genomic interval of Pseudodesulfovibrio nedwellii:
- a CDS encoding flagellin: MSLVINHNMMAMNASRNLGQSYSALETSTRRLSSGLRVGTASDDAAGLAVRELMRADIQSLNQGIRNANDAVSLIQTADGALGVIDEKLIRMKELAMQASTGTYNSDQRLIIDSEYQAMASEITRIANSTDFNGIYLLNGNLSGTHSGAGLQSTGKLKVHFGTGNDCAEDYYYVEISSSTASSLGVGLAASNSISTQALAQASLDTLNNAIISKDKIRANLGSLQNRLENTVTVLGIQAENVQAAESRISDVDVATEMTEFVRNQIKTQAAVSMLSQANSMPRMALSLIG; the protein is encoded by the coding sequence ATGTCTCTCGTAATTAACCACAACATGATGGCAATGAATGCATCCCGCAACCTGGGCCAGTCCTACAGCGCCCTGGAAACATCAACTCGTCGTCTGTCTTCCGGACTTCGTGTTGGTACAGCTTCTGATGATGCTGCAGGCTTGGCAGTTCGCGAATTGATGCGTGCTGACATTCAGTCTCTCAATCAGGGCATTCGTAATGCAAACGATGCAGTCTCCCTCATCCAGACAGCTGACGGCGCCCTCGGCGTTATCGATGAAAAGCTGATCCGTATGAAGGAACTGGCCATGCAGGCATCCACGGGTACCTACAACTCTGACCAGCGTCTGATCATCGACTCCGAGTATCAGGCCATGGCTTCGGAAATCACTCGTATCGCCAACTCTACTGACTTCAACGGCATCTACCTGCTCAACGGTAACCTTTCAGGTACCCACTCTGGCGCAGGTCTCCAGTCCACTGGTAAGCTGAAGGTTCACTTTGGTACCGGTAACGACTGCGCAGAAGATTACTACTACGTTGAAATCAGCAGTTCCACAGCTTCTTCTCTGGGCGTCGGTCTTGCTGCAAGCAACTCCATTTCAACCCAGGCTTTGGCTCAGGCCTCTCTGGACACCCTGAACAACGCGATCATTTCCAAGGATAAGATTCGCGCCAACTTGGGTTCCTTGCAGAACAGACTTGAAAACACCGTAACAGTTCTGGGTATCCAGGCCGAGAACGTTCAGGCTGCTGAATCCCGTATCTCCGACGTTGACGTCGCAACCGAGATGACCGAATTCGTTCGCAACCAGATCAAGACCCAGGCCGCAGTTTCCATGCTGTCCCAGGCCAACTCCATGCCGAGAATGGCTTTGTCCCTCATCGGTTAG
- a CDS encoding CgeB family protein: MIRIPYTAEPITTDGELTDIRIHRQGKVWHMWGRKSMERELALADSVPTGTLPVLIGSGLGHCLNALQRKGFPVAVVDKEQTVLDLTKAISQQDTILAINDTNPGKAFKRIVEWQAKHDDRPLHPVILPLYPRLDREYYGPILDTIKASNTSDFWSQTRYPKFQSTSPRVLFFDSNYFLCREILSAFDCLDIKYQTIPLNNRETGDQSFIEAILKAVIDFKPDFVLTVNHFGLDREGKLAELLANLNLPLASWFVDNPHLILFDYAHPSSDNTIIFSFDAGSTEAVRNKGFQHVHYLPLATDPARFVPGHDKTAPTQWHTDVSFVGNSMVRPVAESLDQANLPAHLAANYENVARHFGDSGETLIANFLETFHPDWHKTIANLPTKENRLASESLLTWEATRQYRLNCIKNILQYTPLIVGDTGWDTILPQGAKVRRLERLDYYEDLPRFYPASTINFNCTSRQMPGAVNQRVFDVPACNGFLITDHRDQMENLFDLDTEAVVYRDPEEIPHLIDQFLADPKKRKAISMAARKRILAEHTYEIRMTQLIKTMRQTFG, translated from the coding sequence ATGATCCGTATCCCTTACACAGCCGAACCCATCACCACCGACGGCGAACTGACCGACATCCGTATTCACAGACAGGGCAAAGTCTGGCACATGTGGGGTCGAAAAAGCATGGAACGGGAACTGGCTCTTGCCGATTCCGTTCCCACTGGCACTCTTCCCGTACTCATCGGTTCAGGTTTGGGACACTGCCTCAACGCTTTACAGCGGAAAGGATTCCCCGTTGCCGTGGTGGACAAGGAACAAACGGTCCTCGACCTGACCAAAGCCATCTCACAACAAGACACAATCCTTGCAATCAATGACACTAATCCCGGCAAAGCCTTCAAAAGAATTGTGGAGTGGCAGGCAAAACACGACGACCGGCCATTGCACCCGGTCATTCTTCCACTATATCCTCGACTGGACCGAGAGTATTATGGTCCGATTCTCGACACAATAAAGGCTAGTAACACTTCCGATTTCTGGAGCCAGACGCGATACCCCAAATTTCAATCAACCAGTCCTCGTGTCCTTTTTTTCGATTCCAATTATTTTCTGTGCAGGGAAATTCTGTCGGCCTTTGACTGTCTTGATATCAAATACCAAACCATTCCCTTGAACAACCGCGAAACCGGCGACCAGTCATTTATTGAAGCGATTCTCAAAGCAGTCATCGACTTCAAACCGGACTTCGTCCTGACCGTCAACCACTTCGGCCTGGATCGCGAAGGCAAACTGGCAGAATTACTGGCGAACCTCAACCTACCTCTGGCATCATGGTTCGTGGACAATCCCCATCTCATTTTGTTTGATTACGCCCACCCTAGCAGTGACAATACTATTATTTTCTCCTTTGATGCGGGAAGCACTGAAGCTGTCCGAAATAAGGGATTTCAGCACGTCCACTATCTTCCTCTGGCGACAGACCCGGCTCGATTCGTACCCGGGCACGATAAAACAGCACCCACCCAATGGCATACTGACGTATCATTCGTAGGCAACTCCATGGTCCGCCCTGTGGCCGAGAGTCTGGACCAGGCAAACCTGCCAGCGCACCTCGCTGCAAATTATGAGAATGTCGCCCGCCACTTTGGCGATTCCGGCGAAACTCTGATCGCAAATTTCTTGGAAACCTTTCATCCAGACTGGCATAAAACCATCGCGAATCTGCCCACCAAAGAAAACAGGCTGGCCAGTGAGTCCCTGCTGACTTGGGAAGCGACCCGGCAATACCGACTCAACTGCATAAAAAACATTCTACAGTACACTCCGCTTATTGTCGGAGATACGGGTTGGGACACTATCCTTCCGCAGGGAGCCAAAGTTCGACGACTGGAACGCCTTGACTACTACGAAGATCTCCCTCGATTCTACCCAGCCTCTACAATCAACTTCAACTGCACCAGCCGCCAGATGCCGGGAGCCGTCAACCAACGAGTCTTTGATGTTCCGGCCTGTAACGGCTTTCTCATCACAGACCATCGTGATCAGATGGAGAACCTGTTCGACCTCGATACAGAAGCTGTGGTCTATCGAGACCCGGAAGAGATCCCACATCTCATTGATCAATTTCTCGCCGACCCCAAAAAAAGAAAGGCCATTTCCATGGCAGCCAGAAAACGCATTTTGGCCGAACACACCTATGAGATACGCATGACCCAGCTTATAAAAACCATGCGTCAGACTTTCGGCTAA
- a CDS encoding AsmA family protein, translating into MKKFIFIGIGVVTAAIIAVAVLIVLNLGDIIKTAVEEYGPPITKTEVKLGSADISILSGSGSLSDFLLGNPKGFSMPSAVECDTIRVSVVTDSLTTDRIIIEEIFVDGPIISYEKKGNTDNFKTIVNNIKKTVAGEQKQEQKTEAEPTETGAEKKIQINNFIVKNGHINLGGTMLNAFGDQSMGIDLPDIHLKDIGKEKDTTPAEAFALVLNEMTGDITGTVTQVGKQLQKELGKAVEGVTKGAGSAGDAIKGLFGSDN; encoded by the coding sequence ATGAAGAAATTCATATTCATCGGTATCGGCGTAGTTACCGCCGCCATCATTGCTGTAGCAGTTCTCATCGTTCTGAACCTCGGAGATATCATCAAAACGGCCGTCGAAGAATACGGACCGCCCATCACCAAAACCGAAGTCAAACTTGGCTCGGCAGACATTTCCATCCTGTCCGGTTCAGGCTCCCTGTCCGACTTCCTCTTGGGCAACCCCAAGGGATTCTCTATGCCCAGCGCTGTTGAGTGCGACACCATCCGCGTGTCAGTCGTAACCGATTCCCTGACAACTGACCGTATCATTATCGAAGAAATTTTCGTCGATGGTCCTATCATCAGCTATGAGAAAAAGGGAAACACCGACAACTTCAAAACCATCGTCAACAACATCAAGAAAACCGTGGCAGGCGAGCAGAAACAAGAACAGAAGACAGAAGCCGAGCCCACGGAAACCGGTGCAGAAAAGAAAATTCAGATCAATAACTTCATTGTTAAGAACGGTCACATCAATCTTGGCGGCACCATGCTGAATGCTTTTGGAGATCAATCCATGGGCATCGATCTTCCCGACATCCACCTCAAGGACATCGGCAAGGAAAAGGACACCACTCCGGCTGAGGCGTTCGCTCTGGTTTTGAACGAAATGACAGGCGACATCACCGGCACAGTCACTCAAGTCGGCAAACAGCTTCAGAAAGAACTGGGCAAAGCCGTTGAAGGCGTCACCAAGGGCGCAGGCTCTGCCGGAGATGCCATCAAAGGACTTTTCGGTTCCGACAACTAA
- a CDS encoding zinc dependent phospholipase C family protein translates to MPKELIHFKTALKTAEILSETRFSSCLNAYPHGLLLGSVVHDALFYGVNKHARPLNQLAHQLHGVDGQDTFTLLKIQAKHAAAALDNELATALFVGMASHVFADATMHPMVWHLSGDYFDVDPKTKSQTRQRHRALESLMDMVICPEMIGRPLFSIKRLLTRLENDLYEALPIEHMAELASTSSEELRAGLSHAFTVFATLQGLYLKPTLSRTFFALSPLLPRQAKEIITLFYAPQLMRQAEKIRGKIKYQHPVTGKPFNKSIKTMMDEAATRASLLCQSMEETIFLDKPFIQKGFGPSLDSGEPGISTRHMRHFANPPFPMLP, encoded by the coding sequence ATGCCAAAAGAACTGATACACTTCAAAACCGCTTTAAAAACTGCGGAGATTCTCTCCGAAACTCGGTTTTCTTCCTGCCTGAACGCCTATCCCCACGGCCTCCTTCTGGGATCGGTGGTGCATGATGCCCTTTTCTATGGCGTAAACAAACACGCTCGCCCACTGAATCAACTAGCTCACCAACTTCATGGTGTTGATGGCCAAGACACCTTTACCCTGCTTAAAATTCAGGCAAAACACGCAGCTGCGGCTCTTGATAATGAACTGGCAACGGCCCTGTTTGTCGGCATGGCTTCCCATGTATTTGCGGATGCTACCATGCATCCCATGGTCTGGCATCTCTCTGGTGACTACTTTGACGTTGACCCAAAGACCAAATCACAGACTAGGCAACGACACCGCGCCCTTGAATCATTGATGGATATGGTCATCTGCCCGGAAATGATCGGACGGCCTCTTTTTTCCATCAAACGACTCCTGACACGCCTGGAAAATGATCTTTACGAAGCCCTGCCCATAGAACATATGGCCGAACTGGCTAGCACGTCATCCGAAGAACTTCGCGCCGGGTTAAGTCACGCTTTCACCGTATTTGCGACTCTTCAAGGATTATACCTAAAGCCCACCCTTTCCCGAACGTTTTTTGCTCTATCACCACTTCTTCCACGACAGGCAAAAGAAATAATCACTCTTTTTTATGCGCCACAACTCATGCGTCAGGCTGAAAAAATACGTGGAAAGATCAAATACCAACACCCTGTCACCGGCAAACCATTCAACAAATCCATTAAAACAATGATGGATGAAGCCGCCACTAGAGCAAGCCTTCTGTGCCAGTCCATGGAAGAGACGATCTTTCTCGACAAGCCCTTCATTCAAAAGGGCTTCGGTCCCTCTTTGGATTCAGGAGAACCGGGCATATCAACACGACACATGCGGCACTTTGCCAATCCACCATTCCCAATGCTTCCCTGA